The Streptomyces sp. NBC_00162 genome window below encodes:
- the hutH gene encoding histidine ammonia-lyase — MHTVVVGTSGTTAEDVIAVARHNARVELSGEALDALARARGIVDALAAKPEPVYGVSTGFGALASRHISPELRAQLQRNIVRSHAAGMGPRVEREVVRALMFLRLKTVASGHTGVRPSVAQTMADVLNAGITPVVHEYGSLGCSGDLAPLSHCALALMGEGDAEGPDGTVRPAGELLAEAGIEPVELREKEGLALLNGTDGMLGMLVMALADLGKLYTSADITAALTLEALLGTEKVLQPELHAIRPHPGQGASAANMAAVLKGSGLTGHFQEESAPRVQDAYSVRCAPQVAGAGRDTMAHAALVASRELAAAVDNPVVLPDGRVESNGNFHGAPVAYVLDFLAIAAADLGSIAERRTDRLLDKNRSHGLPPFLADDAGVDSGLMIAQYTQAALVSEMKRLAVPASADSIPSSAMQEDHVSMGWSAARKLRTAVDNLTRIIAIEMYAATRAIELRHGLTAAPASLAAIEAARAAGVQGPGPDRFLAPDLAAADAFVRSGALVDAVESVTGPLA; from the coding sequence ATGCACACTGTCGTGGTGGGGACGTCCGGGACCACCGCCGAGGACGTCATCGCCGTCGCCCGCCACAACGCGCGCGTCGAGCTGTCCGGCGAGGCGCTCGACGCGCTCGCCCGCGCCAGGGGGATCGTCGACGCGCTCGCCGCCAAGCCCGAGCCCGTCTACGGGGTGTCCACCGGCTTCGGCGCGCTGGCCTCCCGGCACATCAGCCCCGAGCTGCGCGCCCAGCTCCAGCGCAACATCGTCCGCTCGCACGCCGCCGGCATGGGCCCGCGCGTCGAGCGGGAGGTCGTCCGCGCGCTGATGTTCCTCCGGCTCAAGACCGTCGCCTCCGGGCACACCGGCGTACGGCCCTCCGTCGCCCAGACCATGGCCGACGTGCTCAACGCCGGGATCACCCCCGTCGTCCACGAGTACGGCTCCCTCGGCTGCTCCGGCGACCTCGCGCCGCTGTCCCACTGCGCGCTCGCGCTGATGGGCGAGGGCGACGCCGAGGGTCCGGACGGAACCGTCCGCCCCGCCGGGGAACTGCTCGCCGAAGCCGGGATCGAGCCCGTCGAGCTCCGCGAGAAGGAGGGCCTCGCCCTCCTCAACGGCACCGACGGCATGCTCGGCATGCTGGTCATGGCCCTCGCCGACCTCGGCAAGCTGTACACCTCCGCCGACATCACCGCGGCCCTCACCCTGGAGGCGCTGCTCGGCACGGAGAAGGTCCTCCAGCCCGAGCTGCACGCCATCCGCCCGCACCCCGGCCAGGGCGCCTCCGCCGCCAACATGGCCGCCGTGCTGAAGGGCTCCGGGCTGACCGGGCACTTCCAGGAGGAGTCCGCCCCGCGCGTGCAGGACGCCTACTCGGTGCGCTGCGCCCCGCAGGTCGCGGGCGCCGGCCGCGACACCATGGCGCACGCCGCCCTGGTCGCCTCCCGCGAGCTGGCCGCCGCCGTCGACAACCCGGTGGTGCTGCCCGACGGACGCGTCGAGTCCAACGGCAACTTCCACGGGGCCCCGGTCGCGTACGTGCTGGACTTCCTGGCCATCGCGGCCGCCGACCTCGGCTCCATCGCCGAGCGGCGCACCGACCGGCTGCTCGACAAGAACCGCTCGCACGGCCTGCCGCCGTTCCTCGCGGACGACGCCGGTGTGGACTCCGGTCTGATGATCGCCCAGTACACGCAGGCCGCCCTGGTCAGCGAGATGAAGCGGCTCGCGGTGCCGGCCTCCGCCGACTCGATCCCCTCCTCCGCCATGCAGGAGGACCACGTCTCGATGGGGTGGTCGGCCGCGCGCAAGCTCCGTACCGCCGTGGACAACCTCACCCGGATCATCGCCATCGAGATGTACGCGGCCACCCGGGCCATCGAGCTGCGCCACGGGCTCACCGCCGCCCCGGCGAGCCTGGCCGCGATCGAGGCCGCCCGCGCGGCGGGTGTGCAGGGTCCCGGGCCGGATCGTTTCCTCGCCCCCGACCTGGCCGCCGCCGACGCGTTCGTCCGTTCCGGCGCCCTCGTCGACGCGGTGGAGTCCGTGACGGGCCCGCTGGCCTGA
- a CDS encoding GGDEF domain-containing protein, protein MGVDGRLRAVVGLAQAMAAACAPRDSVRAAARGARVALDGSFAAISAWERERGRLRVLVNEGERRRGEEEFPEDESYPVHDFPEITEFLHERWVGGGGPHAWVESAVGDRPGRRGEALRRRGRGTCVVAPIVLSGRAWGELYVARDEGLPDFDEDDAEFATVLAAVVAAGLAQNERLEEARRLAFTDPLTGLANRRAVDMRLDEALEEHRRTGVVVSLVVCDLNGLKKVNDTLGHAMGDRLLERFGSVLSLCGAMLPGALVARLGGDEFCLLGVGPTADEVVRVTEELCTRAAELDLGEGVACGVASTGDPIGLVKSSRRLFRLADAAQYKAKAARSPKPVVAGRDTAVVRLADAAAQEAPGERRRFRGRQ, encoded by the coding sequence ATGGGAGTTGACGGGCGGCTGCGAGCCGTGGTGGGCCTCGCGCAGGCGATGGCCGCGGCGTGCGCGCCGCGGGACAGTGTGCGGGCGGCTGCGCGGGGAGCGCGGGTGGCGCTGGACGGCTCCTTCGCCGCGATCTCCGCGTGGGAGCGCGAGCGGGGGCGCCTGCGGGTGCTCGTGAACGAGGGGGAGCGGCGGCGGGGGGAGGAGGAGTTCCCCGAGGACGAGTCCTATCCCGTGCACGACTTCCCCGAGATCACCGAGTTCCTGCACGAGCGCTGGGTGGGCGGCGGCGGCCCGCACGCCTGGGTCGAGAGCGCCGTCGGCGACCGGCCGGGGCGGCGCGGCGAGGCCCTGCGCCGGCGCGGGCGCGGCACCTGCGTGGTCGCGCCGATCGTGCTCAGCGGGCGGGCCTGGGGCGAGCTGTACGTGGCCCGGGACGAGGGGCTGCCCGACTTCGACGAGGACGACGCCGAGTTCGCGACCGTCCTGGCCGCTGTGGTCGCGGCCGGGCTCGCGCAGAACGAACGGCTGGAGGAGGCCCGGCGCCTCGCCTTCACCGACCCGCTGACCGGCCTCGCCAACCGGCGGGCGGTCGACATGCGGCTCGACGAGGCCCTGGAGGAACACCGGCGGACCGGAGTCGTGGTCAGCCTCGTGGTCTGCGACCTGAACGGGCTGAAGAAGGTCAACGACACCCTGGGCCACGCCATGGGCGACCGGCTGCTGGAGCGGTTCGGGTCGGTGCTGAGCCTGTGCGGGGCCATGCTGCCCGGCGCGCTGGTGGCGCGGCTCGGCGGCGACGAGTTCTGCCTGCTGGGGGTGGGGCCGACGGCGGACGAGGTGGTGCGGGTCACCGAGGAGCTGTGCACCCGGGCCGCCGAGCTGGATCTGGGCGAGGGCGTGGCCTGCGGGGTGGCCTCCACCGGGGACCCGATCGGGCTGGTGAAGTCCTCCCGCCGGCTGTTCCGGCTCGCGGACGCCGCCCAGTACAAGGCGAAGGCCGCGCGCTCCCCGAAGCCGGTGGTGGCGGGCCGGGACACCGCCGTGGTGCGGCTCGCGGACGCCGCTGCGCAGGAGGCTCCGGGGGAGCGGCGCCGCTTCCGCGGCCGCCAGTGA
- a CDS encoding enoyl-CoA hydratase/isomerase family protein, giving the protein MSESASESAFESEFVSVRRHGDDGVVELVLDRPKAMNAVSTDMARAIGTACAQLAADASVRVVVLSSAAERAFCVGADLKERNSLSDAELVRQRPTTRGAYGGVLELPMPTIAAVHGFALGGGFELALACDVIVADETAVVGLPEVSVGVIPGGGGTQLLPRRVGAARAAELIFTARRVEAAEALSLGLVDSVVAAGQDTAEALSLASRMAANSPVGLRAAKRALRLGHGMDLAAGLEIEDAAWRTVAFSGDRAEGVAAFNEKRKPNWPGQ; this is encoded by the coding sequence ATGTCCGAGTCCGCGTCCGAGTCCGCGTTCGAGTCGGAGTTCGTTTCGGTACGTCGGCACGGTGACGACGGGGTCGTCGAGCTGGTGCTGGACCGCCCGAAGGCGATGAACGCGGTGTCGACGGACATGGCCCGCGCCATCGGGACGGCCTGCGCGCAGCTGGCCGCCGACGCTTCCGTACGGGTGGTGGTGCTCTCCTCCGCCGCGGAGCGGGCGTTCTGCGTGGGGGCGGACCTGAAGGAGCGGAACTCGCTGTCGGACGCCGAGCTGGTGCGGCAGCGGCCGACCACGCGGGGTGCGTACGGGGGCGTACTGGAGCTGCCGATGCCCACGATCGCCGCCGTGCACGGCTTCGCCCTGGGCGGCGGCTTCGAGCTGGCCCTGGCCTGCGATGTGATCGTGGCCGACGAGACGGCGGTGGTCGGGCTGCCCGAGGTGTCGGTGGGGGTGATCCCGGGCGGCGGGGGCACGCAGCTGCTGCCGCGCCGGGTGGGTGCGGCGCGGGCGGCCGAGCTGATCTTCACGGCGCGGCGGGTGGAGGCGGCCGAGGCGCTGTCGCTGGGGCTGGTGGACTCGGTGGTCGCGGCCGGGCAGGACACGGCCGAGGCGCTCTCCCTGGCGTCCCGGATGGCGGCGAACTCCCCGGTGGGTCTGCGGGCGGCCAAGCGGGCGCTGCGGCTGGGGCACGGGATGGACCTGGCGGCCGGTCTGGAGATCGAGGACGCGGCCTGGCGGACGGTTGCCTTCTCGGGGGACCGGGCCGAGGGCGTGGCGGCGTTCAACGAGAAGCGCAAGCCGAACTGGCCCGGGCAGTAG
- a CDS encoding adenylate/guanylate cyclase domain-containing protein: MTVDDSTSSASAHGPTGPAHPIGRDQHHPHHEVDHTAQPTADPLAIRLEQLILGAERRYTPFQAARSAGVSMELASRFWRAMGFADIGQAKALTEADVLALRRLAGLVEAGLLSEPMAVQVARSTGQTTARLAEWQIDSFLEGLTEPPEPGMTRTEVTYPLVELLLPELEEFLVYVWRRQLAAATGRVVQVADDEEMVDRRLAVGFADLVGFTRLTRRLEEEELGELVESFETTSADLVAAHGGRLIKTLGDEVLYAADDAATAAEIALRLIETMEADPQMPELRVGIAFGTVTTRMGDVFGTTVNLASRLTSIAPKDAVLVDGAMAEELGRTGAAPVSEKEAEAEGGGAYRFALQPMWQRPVRGLGVVEPWSLTRRKPKIPG; the protein is encoded by the coding sequence TTGACCGTCGACGACTCTACGTCCAGCGCGTCCGCCCACGGGCCCACGGGTCCGGCCCACCCGATCGGGCGTGACCAGCACCACCCGCACCACGAGGTGGACCACACGGCCCAGCCCACCGCCGACCCCCTCGCCATCCGGCTCGAGCAGCTGATCCTGGGCGCCGAGCGCCGGTACACCCCCTTCCAGGCCGCCCGCAGTGCCGGTGTCTCGATGGAGCTCGCCTCCCGCTTCTGGCGGGCCATGGGCTTCGCGGACATCGGCCAGGCCAAGGCCCTGACGGAGGCGGACGTACTGGCGCTGCGCCGCCTGGCCGGTTTGGTGGAGGCCGGGCTGCTGTCCGAGCCGATGGCGGTGCAGGTGGCGCGGTCCACCGGGCAGACCACGGCGCGGCTGGCGGAGTGGCAGATCGACTCGTTCCTGGAGGGGCTGACGGAGCCGCCGGAGCCGGGGATGACCCGTACGGAGGTCACGTACCCCCTGGTCGAGCTGCTGCTGCCGGAGCTGGAGGAGTTCCTCGTCTACGTGTGGCGGCGCCAGCTGGCGGCCGCGACCGGGCGCGTCGTGCAGGTGGCGGACGACGAGGAGATGGTCGACCGGCGGCTCGCGGTGGGCTTCGCGGACCTGGTGGGCTTCACCCGTTTGACGCGGCGGCTGGAGGAGGAGGAGCTCGGAGAGCTGGTCGAGTCCTTCGAGACGACCTCGGCGGACCTGGTCGCGGCGCACGGCGGCCGGCTGATCAAGACGCTCGGCGACGAGGTGCTGTACGCCGCCGACGACGCGGCGACGGCGGCGGAGATCGCGCTGCGGCTGATCGAGACGATGGAGGCCGATCCGCAGATGCCCGAGCTGCGGGTCGGGATCGCCTTCGGCACGGTGACGACCCGGATGGGCGATGTCTTCGGGACCACGGTGAACCTGGCGAGCCGGCTGACGTCCATAGCGCCGAAGGACGCGGTGCTGGTCGACGGGGCGATGGCGGAGGAGCTGGGCCGGACCGGGGCCGCGCCGGTGTCCGAGAAGGAGGCCGAAGCGGAGGGCGGCGGCGCGTACCGCTTCGCGCTCCAGCCGATGTGGCAGCGGCCGGTGCGTGGTCTGGGTGTCGTGGAGCCCTGGTCGCTGACGCGGCGGAAGCCTAAGATCCCCGGGTAA
- a CDS encoding biotin--[acetyl-CoA-carboxylase] ligase — protein MSSDASAGASAGRWSSLDRPPLNAAALQRALVTEGGLWTSLEVVAATGSTNTDLAARAAQLPEGAVLVAEEQTAGRGRLDRSWVAPARSGLFFSVLLKPGEAVPQERWGWLTLLAGVAAASGLSRAAGVDTGLKWPNDLLVTVDGEERKTGGILAERVADGVVIGIGLNVTLTEDELPVPAAGSLALAKATVTDRDPLLRAVLRSLEQWYGNWRAAGGDPGSSGLQETYAAGCATLGRHVRAELPGGRTLTGTAEAIDADGRLLIRTAADEHEAVGAGDVVHLRSVH, from the coding sequence ATGTCATCAGATGCCTCAGCAGGTGCTTCCGCGGGTCGCTGGTCGAGCCTGGACCGGCCGCCCCTGAATGCCGCCGCGCTCCAGCGGGCCCTCGTCACCGAGGGCGGGCTGTGGACCTCCCTGGAGGTGGTCGCCGCCACCGGGTCCACCAATACCGACCTCGCGGCCCGGGCGGCGCAGCTGCCCGAGGGGGCCGTGCTCGTCGCCGAGGAGCAGACCGCCGGGCGCGGGCGGCTCGACCGGAGCTGGGTCGCGCCGGCCCGGTCGGGGCTGTTCTTCTCCGTGCTGCTCAAGCCGGGCGAGGCCGTGCCGCAGGAGCGGTGGGGGTGGCTGACCCTGCTGGCCGGGGTGGCCGCCGCGAGCGGGCTCTCCCGGGCGGCGGGCGTGGACACCGGCCTCAAGTGGCCCAACGACCTGCTGGTCACCGTGGACGGCGAGGAACGCAAGACCGGCGGGATCCTCGCCGAGCGGGTCGCCGACGGGGTCGTCATCGGGATCGGGCTCAACGTGACCCTGACGGAGGACGAGCTGCCGGTGCCGGCCGCCGGGTCCCTCGCGCTGGCGAAGGCCACCGTGACCGACCGGGATCCGCTGCTCAGGGCCGTACTGCGCTCGCTCGAGCAGTGGTACGGGAACTGGCGCGCGGCCGGTGGCGACCCGGGGTCGAGCGGCCTCCAGGAGACCTACGCGGCGGGCTGCGCGACCCTGGGCCGTCACGTCCGCGCGGAGCTCCCCGGTGGCCGCACGCTCACCGGAACGGCCGAAGCGATCGATGCCGACGGCCGCCTGCTGATCCGTACCGCCGCGGACGAGCACGAGGCGGTGGGCGCGGGCGACGTGGTGCATCTGCGGTCCGTGCACTGA
- a CDS encoding RNA-guided endonuclease InsQ/TnpB family protein, producing MGNSAVKRAFRFRFYPDDAQASELSRTFGCVRKVYNLALSARAEAWARQERVNYAQTSGMLTAWKQTEELAYLAEVSCVPLQQALRHLQSAFTAFWVKRARYPRFKSKRKSRASAEYTRSAFRFRNGELTLAKMADPLPIVWSRPTPDGAQPTTVTVSRDSAGRWFVSMLFEDIPVPLPLAAQAVGIDAGLTALVTLSTGEKITNPNPGRKDRERLARAQRALSRKEKGSKNRGKARTRVARIHARIADRRRDHLHKLTTRLVRENQTLVIEDLAVRNMLGNHKLARAISDAAWRELRNMLEYKAAWYGRELITIDRWFPSSKLCSACGAIAAEMPLHVRRWTCVHCGTDHDRDENAAINLLAAGLAVSACGAGVRPQRESSRPGQRVTKQEAPPARAGSPPLMEGGEAKQPTVGVSNAALPSAMPADTLRTSSQQ from the coding sequence GTGGGGAATTCTGCGGTAAAGCGGGCATTCAGGTTCCGTTTCTACCCTGACGACGCGCAGGCATCAGAGCTGTCCAGAACGTTCGGGTGCGTCCGGAAGGTCTACAACCTGGCGCTCTCCGCTCGCGCAGAGGCCTGGGCCCGTCAAGAGCGGGTGAACTACGCCCAGACCTCAGGGATGCTCACCGCCTGGAAACAGACCGAGGAACTGGCCTATCTGGCCGAGGTGTCCTGCGTGCCCCTCCAGCAGGCTCTGCGGCACCTCCAGAGCGCGTTCACCGCGTTCTGGGTGAAACGGGCGCGCTACCCGCGGTTCAAGTCGAAGCGGAAGTCCCGGGCAAGCGCCGAGTACACCCGGTCCGCTTTCCGCTTCCGGAACGGCGAGCTCACGCTCGCCAAGATGGCTGACCCTCTGCCCATCGTCTGGTCACGCCCGACACCGGACGGCGCCCAGCCGACGACAGTGACCGTGTCCCGGGACTCCGCCGGCCGCTGGTTCGTCTCCATGCTGTTCGAAGACATCCCTGTCCCGCTGCCCCTCGCCGCCCAGGCGGTCGGGATCGATGCCGGACTGACAGCCCTCGTCACCCTGTCCACCGGAGAGAAGATCACCAACCCGAATCCTGGGCGCAAGGACCGGGAGCGCCTGGCCCGTGCGCAGCGGGCGCTGTCGCGCAAGGAGAAGGGCAGCAAGAACCGGGGCAAGGCGCGGACTCGGGTGGCGAGGATCCACGCCCGGATCGCCGACCGCCGCCGGGACCACCTGCACAAGCTGACGACTCGACTCGTGCGCGAAAACCAAACGCTCGTGATCGAGGACCTCGCCGTCCGCAACATGCTGGGCAACCACAAGCTCGCCCGCGCCATCTCGGATGCGGCTTGGCGCGAGCTGCGGAACATGCTGGAGTACAAGGCGGCCTGGTACGGACGTGAGCTGATCACCATTGACCGGTGGTTTCCCAGCTCCAAGCTGTGTTCGGCCTGCGGGGCCATCGCCGCGGAGATGCCCCTGCACGTCCGCCGGTGGACCTGCGTGCACTGCGGTACGGACCATGACCGCGACGAGAACGCAGCGATCAACCTTCTGGCCGCCGGGCTGGCGGTGTCCGCCTGTGGAGCGGGCGTAAGACCTCAGCGGGAATCCTCCCGGCCGGGGCAGCGCGTGACGAAGCAGGAAGCCCCGCCCGCGAGGGCGGGATCCCCTCCCCTTATGGAAGGGGGCGAGGCCAAGCAACCCACAGTAGGTGTGTCAAACGCCGCACTGCCGAGCGCCATGCCCGCCGATACGCTACGCACCAGTAGCCAGCAGTAG
- a CDS encoding acyl-CoA carboxylase subunit beta, with amino-acid sequence MSQPSEPIDMHTTAGKIADLQRRIDEATHAGSERAVEKQHAKGKLTARERVALLLDEGSFVELDEFARHRSTSFGLEKTRPYGDGVVTGYGTVDGRPVAVFSQDFTVFGGALGEVYGQKIMKVMDFALKTGCPLVGINDSGGARIQEGVSALGMYGEIFRRNVHASGVIPQISLIVGPCAGGAVYSPAITDFTVMVDQTSHMFITGPDVIKTVTGEDVGFEELGGARTHNSTSGVAHHMAGDEKDAIEYVKSLLAYLPSNNLSEPPAFPEEADTEVTDSDRELDVLIPDSANQPYDMHTVIEHVLDDAEFLETQSLFAPNILTGFGRVEGHPVGIVANQPMQFAGCLDINASEKAARFVRTCDAFNVPVLTFVDVPGFLPGTDQEYNGIIRRGAKLIYAYAEATVPLITVITRKAFGGAYDVMGSKHLGADLNLAWPTAQIAVMGAQGAVNILHRRTIAEADNVEETRARLISEYEDALLNPYTAAERGYIDAVTMPSETRAHVVKGLRQLRTKRESLPPKKHGNIPL; translated from the coding sequence ATGTCACAACCGTCAGAGCCGATCGACATGCACACCACCGCGGGCAAGATCGCGGATCTGCAGCGCCGCATCGACGAAGCCACCCACGCAGGATCCGAGCGTGCCGTGGAGAAGCAGCACGCCAAGGGCAAGCTGACGGCGCGTGAGCGGGTGGCCCTGCTGCTGGACGAGGGTTCCTTCGTCGAGCTGGACGAGTTCGCCCGGCACCGCTCCACCAGCTTCGGGCTGGAGAAGACCCGCCCCTACGGCGACGGCGTCGTCACCGGCTACGGCACGGTGGACGGCCGCCCGGTCGCGGTGTTCTCGCAGGACTTCACCGTCTTCGGCGGGGCCCTCGGCGAGGTCTACGGCCAGAAGATCATGAAGGTCATGGACTTCGCGCTGAAGACCGGATGCCCGCTCGTCGGCATCAACGACTCCGGTGGCGCCCGCATCCAGGAGGGCGTCAGCGCCCTGGGCATGTACGGCGAGATCTTCCGCCGCAACGTCCACGCCTCCGGCGTGATCCCGCAGATCAGCCTGATCGTCGGGCCCTGCGCGGGCGGGGCCGTGTACTCCCCCGCGATCACCGACTTCACGGTGATGGTCGACCAGACCTCGCACATGTTCATCACCGGCCCGGACGTCATCAAGACGGTCACCGGCGAGGACGTGGGCTTCGAGGAGCTGGGCGGGGCCCGGACGCACAACAGCACGTCCGGCGTCGCGCACCACATGGCGGGCGACGAGAAGGACGCCATCGAGTACGTGAAGTCGCTCCTCGCGTACCTGCCGTCGAACAACCTCTCCGAGCCGCCCGCCTTCCCCGAGGAGGCGGACACCGAGGTCACCGACAGCGACCGCGAGCTCGACGTACTGATCCCGGACAGCGCGAACCAGCCGTACGACATGCACACCGTGATCGAGCACGTGCTCGACGACGCGGAGTTCCTGGAGACGCAGTCGCTGTTCGCGCCGAACATCCTCACCGGCTTCGGCCGGGTCGAGGGCCACCCGGTGGGCATCGTCGCCAACCAGCCGATGCAGTTCGCCGGCTGCCTGGACATCAACGCCTCCGAGAAGGCGGCGCGGTTCGTCCGGACGTGCGACGCGTTCAACGTCCCGGTGCTGACGTTCGTGGACGTACCGGGCTTCCTGCCGGGCACGGACCAGGAGTACAACGGAATCATCCGGCGGGGCGCGAAGCTGATCTACGCGTACGCGGAGGCCACCGTCCCGCTGATCACCGTCATCACCCGCAAGGCCTTCGGCGGCGCGTACGACGTCATGGGCTCCAAGCACCTCGGTGCGGACCTCAACCTGGCCTGGCCGACCGCGCAGATCGCCGTCATGGGCGCGCAGGGCGCGGTGAACATCCTGCATCGCCGCACCATCGCGGAGGCGGACAATGTGGAGGAGACCCGGGCCCGGCTCATCTCCGAGTACGAGGACGCGCTGCTGAACCCGTACACGGCCGCCGAGCGCGGTTACATCGATGCGGTGACCATGCCGTCCGAGACCCGGGCGCACGTGGTGAAGGGGCTGCGGCAGCTGCGCACCAAGCGGGAGTCCCTGCCGCCGAAGAAGCACGGCAACATCCCCCTCTAG
- a CDS encoding acyl-CoA carboxylase epsilon subunit translates to MVIKVVKGNPTAEELAAALAVVQARAAALASVPSGAPRVADEWSTPARVARRRLPRPGPRAWGRTYWPG, encoded by the coding sequence GTGGTGATCAAGGTCGTCAAGGGCAATCCGACCGCGGAGGAGCTGGCCGCCGCACTGGCGGTGGTCCAAGCGCGCGCGGCGGCGCTGGCCTCGGTGCCGTCGGGCGCGCCCCGGGTGGCGGACGAGTGGTCGACGCCCGCCCGGGTGGCGCGGCGCCGGCTGCCGCGGCCGGGGCCGCGCGCGTGGGGCCGTACGTACTGGCCCGGATAG
- the mmpB gene encoding morphogenic membrane protein MmpB, protein MLWSDPENKPPKDMRDVQAMVRRMTVVIAIAMLVGVYVLGVGHF, encoded by the coding sequence ATGCTCTGGTCCGATCCTGAGAACAAGCCGCCGAAGGACATGCGCGACGTGCAGGCGATGGTCCGGCGCATGACCGTGGTGATCGCCATCGCCATGCTCGTGGGGGTCTACGTCCTGGGCGTGGGCCACTTCTAG
- a CDS encoding nucleoside triphosphate pyrophosphatase: MAGMTVEPRSLVLASASPARLNLLRQAGLAPHVIVSGFDEDALDHDEPAELALALAEAKAGAVAALDEAAGALVIGCDTVLELDGEALGKPADAEEATARWKAMRGRSGILRTGHCVIDTVGGRQVSATASTTVRFGEPTDAEVAAYVASGEPLHVAGAFTLDGLSAPFIEGIDGDPGNVIGLSLPLLRSLLGELGVSITDLWA, translated from the coding sequence ATGGCGGGCATGACTGTCGAACCGCGCTCGCTCGTCCTCGCCTCCGCCTCCCCCGCCCGCCTGAACCTGCTGCGGCAGGCCGGGCTCGCCCCGCACGTCATCGTCAGCGGTTTCGACGAGGACGCGCTGGACCACGACGAGCCCGCCGAGCTGGCGCTGGCGCTGGCCGAGGCGAAGGCGGGCGCCGTGGCGGCCCTGGACGAGGCCGCGGGCGCCCTGGTGATCGGCTGCGACACCGTGCTGGAGCTGGACGGCGAGGCCCTGGGCAAGCCGGCGGACGCCGAGGAGGCCACGGCCCGCTGGAAGGCGATGCGCGGGCGGTCCGGGATCCTGCGCACGGGCCACTGCGTGATCGACACGGTCGGCGGCCGTCAGGTCTCGGCGACGGCCTCCACGACGGTCCGGTTCGGCGAGCCGACGGACGCGGAGGTCGCCGCGTACGTGGCGAGCGGCGAGCCGCTGCACGTGGCGGGGGCGTTCACGCTGGACGGGCTGTCGGCGCCGTTCATCGAGGGCATCGACGGGGACCCCGGCAACGTGATCGGGCTGTCCCTGCCGCTGCTCCGCTCCCTGCTGGGCGAACTGGGCGTGTCCATCACGGATTTGTGGGCTTGA